From Streptomyces griseorubiginosus, one genomic window encodes:
- a CDS encoding FAD-dependent oxidoreductase produces MAGPRVVIIGAGVVGAALADELSARGWTEVTVVDQGPLPATGGSSSHAPGLVFQANPSKTMTELARYTVEKFCSLDVDGQPCFLQVGGLEVATTPERVTELHRRQGWLTAWGVESRILTADECVEKHPLVNRDRVLAGLHIPTDGLAKAVLAVEAQIRRATERGVTFLARHEVLDILRTDGEVTGVRTDQGDLEAEIVVCCAGIWGPRIARMVGMNLPLTPLAHQLAWTGPVPALAGQTEEAVRPILRHQDADLYYRDRHDTLGIGYYGHRPMPITADEILSFDEADAMPSVLKFTEDDFADAWTETQSLLPATRDAKVEEGINGLFSFTTDGLPLLGESPDVKGFWVAEAVWVTHSAGVGRAVAEWLVDGHCSSFDLHECDVNRFEPHQLSPEYVLARDCQNFVEVYDILHPLQPSGAPRPIRTSPFHARQQELGAFFLEANGWERPHWYETNAGLVEGRSIVTPNDWAARYWSPIVGAEAQVTRETVAMYDMTALKRLEVSGRGAADFLERLCTGKVAKSVGSVTYTLLLDHDGGIRSDITVARLAPDVFQVGANGNLDLDWFTRHLPADGTVQVRDITPGTCCIGLWGPLARDVLQSLTDADFSATGLKYFRAKRAHIGSVPVTAMRLSYVGELGWELYTTADLGQKLWDTLWRAAKPLGGIAAGRGAFNSLRLEKGYRSFGTDMTYEHDPYEAGVGFAVKADKEDFIGKAALERRKADVRRRLTCLTIDDPRAVVMGKEPVYDGERAVGYVTSAAFGHTIGKGIAYAWLPADLAVPDTRVEIGYFDRRVEAVVAEEPLFDPAMSRLRG; encoded by the coding sequence ATGGCGGGACCCCGAGTGGTCATCATCGGAGCGGGCGTCGTCGGCGCGGCACTGGCCGACGAGCTCTCCGCGCGCGGCTGGACCGAGGTGACCGTCGTCGACCAGGGCCCGCTGCCCGCCACCGGCGGGTCGTCCTCGCACGCGCCGGGCCTGGTCTTCCAGGCCAACCCCTCCAAGACGATGACCGAGCTGGCCCGCTACACCGTCGAGAAGTTCTGCTCCCTCGACGTCGACGGACAGCCCTGCTTCCTCCAGGTCGGCGGCCTGGAGGTGGCCACCACCCCGGAGCGCGTCACCGAGCTGCACCGCCGGCAGGGCTGGCTCACCGCCTGGGGCGTCGAGTCACGGATCCTGACCGCCGACGAGTGCGTCGAGAAGCACCCCCTGGTCAACCGGGACCGCGTCCTCGCCGGCCTGCACATCCCCACCGACGGCCTCGCCAAGGCCGTCCTCGCCGTCGAGGCCCAGATCCGCCGGGCCACCGAGCGCGGCGTGACCTTCCTGGCCCGCCACGAGGTCCTGGACATCCTCCGGACCGACGGCGAGGTCACCGGCGTCCGCACCGACCAGGGCGACCTGGAAGCCGAGATCGTGGTCTGCTGCGCCGGCATCTGGGGCCCGAGGATCGCCCGCATGGTGGGCATGAACCTCCCGCTCACCCCGCTCGCCCACCAGCTCGCCTGGACCGGCCCGGTCCCCGCGCTCGCGGGACAGACCGAGGAGGCGGTGCGCCCGATCCTGCGCCACCAGGACGCCGACCTCTACTACCGCGACCGCCACGACACCCTCGGCATCGGCTACTACGGCCACCGCCCCATGCCGATCACCGCCGACGAGATCCTCTCCTTCGACGAGGCCGACGCGATGCCGTCGGTCCTGAAGTTCACCGAGGACGACTTCGCCGACGCCTGGACCGAGACGCAGTCACTGCTGCCCGCGACCAGGGACGCCAAGGTCGAGGAGGGCATCAACGGCCTGTTCTCCTTCACCACCGACGGCCTGCCCCTCCTCGGCGAGTCCCCGGACGTCAAGGGCTTCTGGGTCGCCGAGGCCGTCTGGGTCACCCACTCCGCCGGCGTCGGCCGGGCCGTCGCCGAATGGCTGGTCGACGGCCACTGCTCCTCCTTCGACCTCCACGAGTGCGACGTCAACCGCTTCGAACCGCACCAGCTCTCGCCGGAGTACGTGCTGGCCCGCGACTGCCAGAACTTCGTCGAGGTCTACGACATCCTCCACCCGCTCCAGCCCTCCGGCGCCCCGCGCCCGATCCGCACCAGCCCCTTCCACGCCCGCCAGCAGGAGCTCGGCGCCTTCTTCCTGGAGGCGAACGGCTGGGAGCGGCCGCACTGGTACGAGACCAACGCGGGCCTGGTGGAGGGCCGTTCGATCGTCACCCCCAACGACTGGGCGGCCCGGTACTGGTCGCCGATCGTCGGCGCCGAGGCCCAGGTCACCCGCGAGACCGTCGCGATGTACGACATGACGGCCCTCAAGCGCCTGGAGGTGAGCGGGCGGGGAGCCGCCGACTTCCTGGAGCGGCTGTGCACCGGCAAGGTCGCCAAGTCCGTCGGCTCGGTGACGTACACCCTGCTCCTCGACCACGACGGCGGCATCCGCAGCGACATCACCGTCGCGAGGCTCGCCCCCGACGTCTTCCAGGTCGGCGCCAACGGCAACCTCGACCTCGACTGGTTCACCCGCCACCTCCCCGCCGACGGCACCGTCCAGGTCCGTGACATCACCCCCGGCACCTGCTGCATCGGCCTGTGGGGACCGCTCGCCCGGGACGTCCTTCAGTCGCTCACCGACGCCGACTTCTCGGCGACCGGCCTCAAGTACTTCCGCGCCAAGCGCGCCCACATCGGCTCCGTCCCGGTGACGGCCATGCGGCTGTCGTACGTCGGAGAGCTCGGCTGGGAGCTGTACACCACCGCCGACCTCGGCCAGAAGCTCTGGGACACCCTGTGGCGGGCGGCGAAACCGCTGGGCGGCATCGCGGCCGGCCGGGGCGCCTTCAACAGCCTGCGCCTGGAGAAGGGTTACCGCTCCTTCGGCACCGACATGACCTACGAGCACGACCCGTACGAGGCCGGCGTCGGCTTCGCCGTCAAGGCCGACAAGGAGGACTTCATCGGCAAGGCGGCACTGGAGCGGCGCAAGGCCGACGTACGGCGAAGGCTCACCTGCCTGACCATCGACGACCCGCGGGCCGTCGTCATGGGCAAGGAGCCGGTCTACGACGGTGAGCGCGCGGTCGGCTACGTCACCAGCGCCGCCTTCGGACACACGATAGGCAAGGGCATCGCCTACGCGTGGCTCCCGGCGGACCTCGCCGTGCCGGACACCCGCGTCGAGATCGGCTACTTCGACCGGCGTGTGGAGGCCGTGGTCGCCGAGGAGCCCCTGTTCGACCCGGCCATGTCCCGTCTGCGCGGCTGA
- a CDS encoding sarcosine oxidase subunit beta family protein — protein sequence MSPRTPGAELPEHPDWLWRTPEPKRSYDVIVVGGGGHGLATAHYLAKNHGITNVAVLEKGWLAGGNMARNTTIIRSNYLWDESAGIYEHALKLWEGLADELDYPILFSQRGVLNLAHSLQDVRDSVRRVEANRLNGVDAEWLDADGVKEVCPIVDISPDVRYPVLGGTYQPRAGIAKHDHVAWGLARSADAAGIDIIQNCEVTGLDVVGGRVTGVQTTRGPIAAGKVALCSAGHTSVLAAMAGIELPLQSHPLQALVSELLEPVHPTVVMSNAVHVYVSQAHKGELVMGAGIDSYNSYTQRGAFHIIEEQMAAALELFPVFARAHVLRTWGGIVDVSPDASPIIGLTPVDNLYLNCGWGTGGFKATPGVGWVYAHTIAHDTPHPLNAPFTLDRFTTGALVDEHGAAAVAH from the coding sequence ATGAGCCCCCGCACCCCCGGCGCCGAACTCCCCGAACACCCGGACTGGCTGTGGCGCACCCCCGAGCCGAAGCGCTCCTACGACGTGATCGTCGTCGGCGGCGGCGGACACGGCCTGGCCACCGCCCACTACCTCGCGAAGAACCACGGCATCACCAACGTAGCCGTGCTGGAGAAGGGCTGGCTCGCGGGCGGCAACATGGCCCGCAACACCACGATCATCCGCTCCAACTACCTCTGGGACGAGAGCGCGGGCATCTACGAGCACGCGCTCAAACTCTGGGAGGGGCTGGCGGACGAGCTCGACTACCCGATCCTCTTCTCCCAGCGGGGCGTGCTGAACCTCGCCCACAGCCTCCAGGACGTCCGCGACAGCGTGCGCCGGGTGGAGGCGAACCGCCTCAACGGCGTGGACGCGGAATGGCTCGACGCGGACGGGGTCAAGGAGGTCTGCCCGATCGTCGACATCTCCCCGGACGTGCGCTACCCGGTCCTCGGCGGCACCTACCAGCCCCGCGCCGGCATCGCCAAGCACGACCACGTCGCCTGGGGCCTGGCCCGCTCGGCCGACGCGGCGGGCATCGACATCATCCAGAACTGCGAGGTCACCGGCCTGGACGTGGTCGGCGGCCGGGTGACCGGCGTCCAGACCACACGCGGCCCGATCGCCGCGGGCAAGGTGGCGCTGTGCTCGGCGGGCCACACCTCGGTCCTCGCGGCCATGGCCGGCATCGAACTCCCGCTCCAGAGCCATCCGTTGCAGGCCCTGGTCTCCGAACTGCTGGAGCCGGTGCACCCGACGGTCGTGATGTCCAACGCCGTCCACGTGTACGTCAGCCAGGCGCACAAGGGCGAGCTGGTGATGGGGGCGGGCATCGACTCGTACAACTCCTACACCCAGCGCGGCGCGTTCCACATCATCGAGGAACAGATGGCGGCCGCCCTGGAGCTCTTCCCGGTCTTCGCCCGCGCCCACGTGCTGCGCACCTGGGGCGGCATCGTCGACGTCAGCCCCGACGCCTCGCCGATCATCGGCCTCACCCCCGTCGACAACCTGTACCTCAACTGCGGCTGGGGAACGGGCGGTTTCAAGGCCACCCCGGGCGTCGGCTGGGTCTACGCCCACACGATCGCCCACGACACCCCCCACCCCCTCAACGCCCCCTTCACGCTCGACCGTTTCACCACCGGCGCGCTCGTCGACGAGCACGGCGCCGCCGCGGTGGCCCACTAG